From the Bacillota bacterium genome, the window TTCTTTTATATACTGCTGAATAGTTCTCTTGCTGCAGATGGTTCAAGTTGGGTGGTGAATATAGTTGCTGCTATTATTTAATGAGGAAACAGGTGGGCACGGTGGAGATTTAGCGGAGGCTTTGGAAAAATGGAATCCACCGGGAGGTAAATTCATCGATTTCAGCAGCAATATCAACCCACTCGGTCCGCCCCCCGGTTTACTTAAACATCTGCGCAATGTCATGCCTGAAATGATCTCCTATCCTACTCCCCAGGCCCGGATACTCCGTGAGGAATTGGCGCGATTTTTTGAAGTCTCAGCTCAAAGACTCGTGGTGGGCAACGGGGCGAATGAATTAATACACTTCATCATCCTCCACAACAAACCGGGAAGGGTATTTGTCCCCGCGCCATCTTTCTCGGAATATGAAAGAGCAGCAAATTTATCCGGATCTGAGGTAATCTATTATTCAATCTTTCCGGAAGAGAAAATATACCTGGAAAAGCTCCCGGTAAAACCGGCTGAACAGGACCTGATTGTAGTCTGCAACCCAAACAATCCAACCGGCACTATTTTCCCCCGTTCTGATTTGCTTGAATTAATTGATCATGCCGAAAAAGCCGGTGCTTCAGTTATGCTGGATGAAAGTTTTATGCTTCTGACTGGAACAAATAGTGATAGCCTGTGTAATTTCCCCTCGGATAACTTGTGGGTGGTGGTTTCTTTAACAAAGCTTTGGGGTTTGCCGGGCCTGCGCCTGGGGTGTATGATTGGCCCCGCTGAAGAAATAAACCGGATAACCCGTTACAGCGACCCCTGGCGGGTTAATACCATTGCTCAGAAAGCCGGACTCTACTGTATTAAATGTCATGATTATCTTAATAAAACTCTCGAATTGATCAATACTGAACGAAGCTACCTTGTTCATCAGCTAACGGGATTGAAATGTTTTGAGATATATAAGGGTGCGGCCAATTACCTCTTAATTAAAGGAGTTAGCGACGGCTTTAATGTGATTGAGCTGCAATCCTACCTTGCCGGCAAAGGTATTCTGATCAGAAGAGCTGATAACTTTAAAGGTCTGGATCACCGGTTTTTCAGAATAGCCATCAAAAAAAGGATTGAAAATAAAGAGTTAGTCCGGGAGTTGACCAGATGGGTTCAAAAAGAAGTTTAAAAACAAATAATAAGATTATGGTTCAGGGTACCGCTTCTTCAGTGGGGAAAAGTGTTTTATGTACTGCATTATGCCGCATATTCAAACAGGATGGTTATAGTGTAGCACCCTTTAAATCTCAGAATATGGCATTGAATTCTTATGTTACCGCAGATGGGGGTGAGATGGGTAGAGCCCAGGTAATGCAGGCCGAAGCAGCCGGAATCGCGCCGTTGGTTGAAATGAATCCACTATTGTTGAAGCCAACCTCTGATCAGGGCTCACAGGTTATAGTGATGGGTAAACCGGTAGGCAATATAACTGCGATGGATTATCAGGAGTGGAAGAATAAATTACTGCCGGTAATTGACGACGCCTACAATAGACTCTCCAATCAATTTGATGTTATCGTAATTGAAGGTGCAGGCAGTCCGGCCGAGATAAATCTGAAAGATAATGACTTTGTTAACATGGGGCTGGCGAAAAGAATCGGAGCCCCGGTTTTATTGGTCGGGGATATCGATCGCGGTGGTGTGTTTGCTTCGCTTTTCGGTACGGCTGCTCTTTTAGATGATGATGAAAGAAGCTTGCTGAAGGGAGTGGTTATTAATAAGTTCAGGGGAGATCCGGAAGTGCTTAAACCCGGATTGAAGCAGCTTGAAGCACTGATTAACCTGCCGGTATTGGGTGTAATCCCTTATTTTAATATTGTTTTGGATGATGAGGATAGTGTAACGGATAGGTTTAAAAATAATCGTATGGAAAAAGTCTTAAATATTCAGGTAGTACTTTTACCGCGTATTTCTAACTTTACTGATTTTAACCCGCTTGAAATTTTTGAAGATGTGAATCTGGCATATATCCACAAGCCGGAGGAGATTGACAATCCGGATCTTTTAATAATACCGGGATCCAAAAACACTATAGAAGATCTTTTATTTCTGAGGGAAACCGGCTGGACAAAGCCTATTCATGATTATGTTCAAAATGGTGGTTTTCTGATGGGAATATGCGGTGGATTTCAAATGCTGGGAATGAAATTATCAGATCCCCGAGGCATGGAAAGTTCATTAGCTGAAATAAGCGGTTTTGGCTTTCTTGATTTTGAAACAAAAATAGAGAAAGAAAAATTAACGCAACAGGTAGAAGCCTATTGGGGTTACAGTGATGATCGGTTTTTCACCGGAATGAAAGGGGAAAAGATAACCGGATACGAAATTCACATGGGTCAGACTACTTATTTTGATACAGATAATATTATTTTAGTGCAACCGGAAAACAGGTGGGATGGTGCTGTCGGAGTGAATGGCCAGGTTTTCGGTACATATATTCATGGAATTTTTGATAATCTTTCATGGACAGAAAAATTGTTGAATCGGCTAAAAGCGCTCAAGGGGATAAGTAAAAAAAGCCAATCGCCCTATAAAAATTTCAGAGAATTCAAGGAAATAGAGTACAACAAACTTGCAGATCTGGTCCGGGCTAATATTGATATGAATGAGATTTACAAAATAATTGGTTTAATTAACTAACAAAACTTCAATGATCGTGAAAGGAGATTGATGCAAATGGAAGAAATAAAAATTCTTGAGCATAAATTAATGGAGACTGTTAAGACCATAACAATACTTGATGAGACTGCCACAGAAAAGACAAGGGCACGGATGGACATCCTGACAAAACCGCAGGGCAGCCTGGGGCGGATGGAAGACCTTGCCGTTCAGCTTGCTGGAATACATGGTGATTTTTTCCCCTGCGCAACACGTAAACGGGTAGTGGTAATGGCAGCCGATCACGGGATTACCGAAGAAGGAATAAGCGCCTACCCTTCTGAAGTTACAGCTCAGATGGTAGCCAATTTTACTGCCGGTGGAGCAGCCATAAATGTTTTGGGCCGCCAGGGAGATGTTGAGGTTCAGGTAGTTGATGTTGGTGTAAAAGTTGATAATGTACTGCCTGAAGTAAAACGGGTGAGGATAAAAGCGGGAACAGATAATTTCCGTAGAAAAAAGGCAATGAGCCGCAAAGAAACACTGCAAGCTTTACTGGCTGGAGTAAAATGTGCAGAGGAGGCAGCAGAAGAAGGTGTAATGATACTGGCTACCGGAGAAATGGGTATAGGTAATACCACTGCCAGCAGCGCAGTCATGGCTGCACTGACCGGCTATGATATTTCCCTGGTTGTCGGTCGCGGAACGGGGTTGGATGATCAGAAATTACTGCATAAACAGAAAGTTGTTGCAGAAGCCCTTGAGTATCATAAGCCGGATCCAGCCGATCCAATAGAGGTACTCAGCAAAGTGGGAGGACTCGAAATTGCCGCTTTGGCCGGCCTGATTTTAGGGGCAGCAAGAAATCGAATTCCAGTGGTCATAGATGGTTTCATTTCAAGTAATGCTGCTTTAACGGCAGTAAAAATCTCTCCGCTGGTATGGCACTACCTGGTGCCGTCCCATCTTTCGGCTGAATCAGGTCATGCTCTACTTATGGATTATCTTAATTTGAAACCTTACATTAATATGGGCATGCGCCTTGGTGAAGGAACGGGAGCAGTACTGGCCATGCATCTGCTTGAAGCAGCCGCCCGGATTACTCTTGAGATGTCTACATTTGAGGATGCAAAGGTCAGCAATAAAGAAGACGAGAATATCGGTTCAGATCTGAAGGGAGCAAACTAAGAGATGGAGTTATATCTTGTTCGCCATGGTGAAACAGAATCAAACCTGGAAAGGCGATATCAGGGATGGACTGAATCACCCCTTTCCGACAATGGTATTCGCCAGGCCGAACAAACTGGTTTTTTCCTGGCCGGCGAAGGAATAGAGCTGCTCTACTGCAGCGATTTGAAAAGAGCTGTGAATACTGCCAAAGTGATCGGTTCAAGCTGTGGAGTTCAGCCCGAGATTTCACCGCTACTCAGAGAAATTAATTTTGGAAAATGGGAAGGACTGACCTTTAATGAAATTGAAGCAGCCTGGGGAAAGGATATCAGCCTGTGGTTGGATGATCCCTTTCGGCGCTCCGCACCCGAAGGCGAAACCCTGGGGCAGGTTTGTTCCAGAATGTATACCTTTCTTGAAAATCTAGACTCAACAATACCGGAGGGAGCCCGAATTGCTGCAGTCAGCCATGGCGGGTCAATTAGAGCCTTGCTCTTCAGGGTTCTCAATCTTGACAACGCAAGCTTTTGGGATATAAAAATTGATAATGCTTCGGTGAGTCTTATCCAAAAAGAAAACGGCCGCTTCAAGGTTGCTTATTATAATCGAACCCAACACCTGGAAAGCGGTAATTATTCGGAGGAAATAATAGATGCTGATTAATAGTAAAACAGGTGATAAAGTTTTTATATCCTGGAGCGGCGGTAAGGATTCATACCTCTCACTGCTTATGGCCAAAGAAAAAGATTTACAGATTGCCTGCCTGCTAAGTTTTGTAGGAAGTGACGGGTTTAGCCGTTCTCACGGTTTGAAGAACAACATCCTCTACGAGCAGGCAAATTCCCTGGGTATTCATCTCGAAATTGAAGAAGTAACCTGGGAAAGCTATGAAGAAGGGTTTGAAAATGCTGTAAAAAGGTTGAAAGATATTTACGGAATTACCGGAGGGGTTTTTGGTGACATCAACCTTAAAGAACACCGGGAATGGATCGAAAAGATGAGCGATCGCTGTAATATAAGCTATAATTTGCCACTGTGGATGATGGAAGAACGGGATGTTTCTGATGAACTCATCCGGCGTGGTGGTAAAACTTTACTGGTTTCAATCAGAAATGATCTGGTTGATGAAAAATGGCTGGGTAAAGTGATGGATCCAGGTTACGTGGAATATTGCGAAAAGATTGGAATTTCACCATGCGGGGAAAATGGAGAAGCCCATACCCTGGTTGTTGACGGTCCCATGTTTAAATACCCGCTTCCCTTTAAAACCGGAGATATAAAGCGGAAAGAGAAAATGTCCCGGATAGAAATTATTTTAACCTGAATCAGGTTTATGCCAGGAATGCGCCATGCGGCAGGAAACGTTCCTGATCAAGGAGAACTATACCCAGGTTATCCTATCAAATATCATGAAGGAGGCTTTTATTATGGCTGAAAAACGGGAAGTAAAAGATTGCCCCTATTGCGGTGAAGAAATACTGGCCAAAGCAATAAGGTGCAAACACTGCAGGTCTGATCTTGAACCGATGGAACCCAAAGCAGCAGAAACACCACAGCAAACCTTGATACCGGCTACACCGCCACCAGTACCGGATATGCCTTCAGATCCAACACCACCTCCGGTTACACCACCACCGTCACCAGTTCAACCTGCTGCTCCCACTCCACCACCGGTTACACCGGAAATGACTGCGCCTGAACCTCCGGCAGCTTCGCCACCAACTTTAAGCCAAGGAAGTATACCAACCCCACCTCCTGCACAGGGAGAATCTCAATCATCAGGCAGCGGTGGAGTAACACCCCCGGCTGGTCCTGTTCAGGGTTCGGGTGGCTTATATGAATACCCCAAGGCAAACATCGGCAAGCGGATTCTGGCCTACATTATAGATGCTCTTATCGGAGGGTTACCGATTGCCATCCTGACGCCGATAGCCCTTATTCCGGTATTCAGGCATGCTTCGACTTACAGCTATTACGGTGATTACTATTCAGTCGGTCCCAATATAGGTTTAATTATATTTGCGGTGATAGCTTCAGTTATCGGCGGGGGTTGGGCTCTGTTTTACTTCCTGTTCCGTGACGGTTTTGCCAACGGCCAGAGCTGGGGTAAAAAAATCAGCGGCTTGATGGTTGTTAACCTTGAAGACAACAACCCGTGTACAAAAGGTAAATCTTTTGTCCGAAATGTATTTGCCTGGATCATTGCCATTGTTCTTGGATGGATACCGGTTTTGAATTTCCTGGCCGGAATTGCCGAGCCGGTTATTGCCTTGATTCATGCCAGGGGACACAGGGTTGGTGATATGGTAGCTAAAACACAGGTGATTGATCTTGAGCATTATAGTAAGTAATTCGCGCCGGTTGTTAAATGTAAATTCTGCCATTAGAAAAGGCGAATCTGATCTACGTGAAAAAACGATCAGTCTTTTGCATATTACCAAAAAGGCGGAGGTTTAATTGCATTCAGAGTGTGCTGCTTTCAACAGGATAACTCCTGATATTCTCAGCGAGCTGATCTCTATTACCGGTAAAGATTTTATTTTATGCGGTGATGCAGAAATACTGGAACCTTATTCTCATGATGAACTCTCCGATCCAGCTTATTTTGCTATGCCTGAAGTTGTAGTAAAGCCGGGCAGCGCTGATGAAATATCCTTGATCATGAAGATTGCTAATCGCGAATACATTCCAGTTACCCCACGGGGAGCGGGAAGTGGATTATCAGGTGGCGCCATTCCTGTCTGTGGGGGGATTTTACTTTCTCTGGAAAGGATGAACAGGATTCTTGAGATCGATCAAGACAATCTTATAGCAGTTGTAGAGCCGGGAGTTGTAACCAATGATCTGAACAAGATGGTCGAAAAAGAGGGACTCTTCTTTGCCGGTTACCCGATGAGCCTTGAATCGTGTTTTATTGGGGGTAATGTTGCTGAAAATGCTGGCGGAGGACGGGCTATTAAATATGGTGTGACCGGGCGTTATATAACCGGCCTGGAAGTTGTAATGCCAACCGGGGAAATTTGTAATTTCGGCGGTAAGAGAGTTAAGGATGTTTCCGGTTATAATATGGTTCAATTGATGATTGGTTCAGAAGGCACCCTCGGTATATTTACTAAAATATTTGTAAGGCTTATGCCATTGCCCCGGGCAAAAATAGATATGCTGGTAATGTTTAAGGATATTGAGACGGCAATAAGTGTAGTACCCATAATCATGACTAAGACAAGAATCATTCCAACCGGAATTGAATTTATGGATAAACTTTCACTTGACACAGCCAGCGATTTTATTGGTGAAAAAAAGCGTTTCAATGAATGTGGGGCAATATTAATTATAGAATTGGATGGCAATGATCCGGACCTTGTCCGCGAAGATTGCCTTTCAATCGGAGAACTCTGCCTCGATAAAGGGGCTCTTGATGCTTTTATAGCTGAAGGCCCTGTAGATCAGGAAAAAATCTGGAATGTGAGGCGACGGGTAGCCGAAGCTTTCAAGGCGATCAGCCCTGAACAAAGCTTAGAAGATATAGTAGTGCCCATGAATAATATCCCGAGATTAATGCCGCGTTTAGGTGAGCTATCCGAAAAATACGGGGTTTTAATTCCTTGTTATGGCCATGCCGGTGATGGCAATTTACATGCTACCATCGTAAAAAAACCGGAAACGTCTCTCGAAGAATGGCACAGAACTTTGCCTTCTATACTAAAGGAGTTGTATACAATTACCCGTGAATTAGGTGGAACGATTAGCGGAGAGCATGGTATAGGCCATAAACGCAGAGATTATCTATCGGTTGTTCTTAAGGAAGATGAAATTATGGCAATGAAAAAAATAAAGCATGCGCTTGATCCTTTTAATATTCTCAACCCGGGTAAAATATTTATATGAAGTTTTCTTATTCCGATTTCCATGTTCAACTCAGTTTAACTGGTGAGGTACTCTTTTTTATGGTTCAGGATAACTTAAAGTTAATTCTAAAAGAAGTTAATGAAAAGAGAATTATTGAATTAACTGAAAAACTGATTTCCATTCCAAGTCATCATGGACTGAATGAACCGGAGAAAGGAATAGGGAAATTTATTTATAACTACCTTTGCGAAGAAGGTCTTGATGCAGAATTGATTCCTGTAGCCGGATCAAGATGTAATGTTTTAGCTGGGTATGGTTCAGGAAAGAACAATGAGAAAACTTTAATGCTGGAAGGGCACATGGATACGGTAGATGTAAAAAACATGAGAATAGATCCATTTAAAGCCATTATTAAAGATGGCATGATCTATGGCCGTGGTGCAGCTGATATGAAAGGGGCTCTTGCTGCTATGATCTCAGCCCTGGTTGCCTTGAAAAAAAGAGGAGTTGAGTTGAACGGCAGAGCATATTTTGCCGGGGTGATTGATGAGGAGTTTTGGTACAGGGGTGCTGCTTACCTTGCTCAAAATGGACCAAAAACCAGGTATGCAATAGTCGGGGAACCGACTGGTTTGGATATACATAATGGCCACCGGGGTTTGGTGTGGGTTGAGGTTAAGGTAAAGGGGAAGTATGCTCACGGAGGAACACCTGAACTGGGAATTAACGCGATTGAAAAGATGAATAAGATTATAACCGAAATAAAAGAAGTACTATATCCGAAAATAATAAATAGAACTCATCCGGTCACCGGTCCCTCTTATTTGAATCTTGGCTATATCCATGGTGGAACCCAACCAAGTACGGTTGCCGGAGAATGTATTTTGCAGATT encodes:
- a CDS encoding cobyric acid synthase — translated: MGSKRSLKTNNKIMVQGTASSVGKSVLCTALCRIFKQDGYSVAPFKSQNMALNSYVTADGGEMGRAQVMQAEAAGIAPLVEMNPLLLKPTSDQGSQVIVMGKPVGNITAMDYQEWKNKLLPVIDDAYNRLSNQFDVIVIEGAGSPAEINLKDNDFVNMGLAKRIGAPVLLVGDIDRGGVFASLFGTAALLDDDERSLLKGVVINKFRGDPEVLKPGLKQLEALINLPVLGVIPYFNIVLDDEDSVTDRFKNNRMEKVLNIQVVLLPRISNFTDFNPLEIFEDVNLAYIHKPEEIDNPDLLIIPGSKNTIEDLLFLRETGWTKPIHDYVQNGGFLMGICGGFQMLGMKLSDPRGMESSLAEISGFGFLDFETKIEKEKLTQQVEAYWGYSDDRFFTGMKGEKITGYEIHMGQTTYFDTDNIILVQPENRWDGAVGVNGQVFGTYIHGIFDNLSWTEKLLNRLKALKGISKKSQSPYKNFREFKEIEYNKLADLVRANIDMNEIYKIIGLIN
- a CDS encoding M20 family metallopeptidase; translation: MVQDNLKLILKEVNEKRIIELTEKLISIPSHHGLNEPEKGIGKFIYNYLCEEGLDAELIPVAGSRCNVLAGYGSGKNNEKTLMLEGHMDTVDVKNMRIDPFKAIIKDGMIYGRGAADMKGALAAMISALVALKKRGVELNGRAYFAGVIDEEFWYRGAAYLAQNGPKTRYAIVGEPTGLDIHNGHRGLVWVEVKVKGKYAHGGTPELGINAIEKMNKIITEIKEVLYPKIINRTHPVTGPSYLNLGYIHGGTQPSTVAGECILQIDRRWVPGESQDSAVREIREIITGLVSKDPELSAEVSVMDYGLGIEFPPLVCEENSLLISVLKEGSIQITGREKISHFPAWTDGSILSRDGGIETAVLGPGNLESAHSDVEFCPVRDIINAAKIYIYSILRLCG
- the cobT gene encoding nicotinate-nucleotide--dimethylbenzimidazole phosphoribosyltransferase encodes the protein MEEIKILEHKLMETVKTITILDETATEKTRARMDILTKPQGSLGRMEDLAVQLAGIHGDFFPCATRKRVVVMAADHGITEEGISAYPSEVTAQMVANFTAGGAAINVLGRQGDVEVQVVDVGVKVDNVLPEVKRVRIKAGTDNFRRKKAMSRKETLQALLAGVKCAEEAAEEGVMILATGEMGIGNTTASSAVMAALTGYDISLVVGRGTGLDDQKLLHKQKVVAEALEYHKPDPADPIEVLSKVGGLEIAALAGLILGAARNRIPVVIDGFISSNAALTAVKISPLVWHYLVPSHLSAESGHALLMDYLNLKPYINMGMRLGEGTGAVLAMHLLEAAARITLEMSTFEDAKVSNKEDENIGSDLKGAN
- a CDS encoding FAD-linked oxidase C-terminal domain-containing protein → MHSECAAFNRITPDILSELISITGKDFILCGDAEILEPYSHDELSDPAYFAMPEVVVKPGSADEISLIMKIANREYIPVTPRGAGSGLSGGAIPVCGGILLSLERMNRILEIDQDNLIAVVEPGVVTNDLNKMVEKEGLFFAGYPMSLESCFIGGNVAENAGGGRAIKYGVTGRYITGLEVVMPTGEICNFGGKRVKDVSGYNMVQLMIGSEGTLGIFTKIFVRLMPLPRAKIDMLVMFKDIETAISVVPIIMTKTRIIPTGIEFMDKLSLDTASDFIGEKKRFNECGAILIIELDGNDPDLVREDCLSIGELCLDKGALDAFIAEGPVDQEKIWNVRRRVAEAFKAISPEQSLEDIVVPMNNIPRLMPRLGELSEKYGVLIPCYGHAGDGNLHATIVKKPETSLEEWHRTLPSILKELYTITRELGGTISGEHGIGHKRRDYLSVVLKEDEIMAMKKIKHALDPFNILNPGKIFI
- a CDS encoding RDD family protein; protein product: MAEKREVKDCPYCGEEILAKAIRCKHCRSDLEPMEPKAAETPQQTLIPATPPPVPDMPSDPTPPPVTPPPSPVQPAAPTPPPVTPEMTAPEPPAASPPTLSQGSIPTPPPAQGESQSSGSGGVTPPAGPVQGSGGLYEYPKANIGKRILAYIIDALIGGLPIAILTPIALIPVFRHASTYSYYGDYYSVGPNIGLIIFAVIASVIGGGWALFYFLFRDGFANGQSWGKKISGLMVVNLEDNNPCTKGKSFVRNVFAWIIAIVLGWIPVLNFLAGIAEPVIALIHARGHRVGDMVAKTQVIDLEHYSK
- a CDS encoding threonine-phosphate decarboxylase, with the protein product MLLLFNEETGGHGGDLAEALEKWNPPGGKFIDFSSNINPLGPPPGLLKHLRNVMPEMISYPTPQARILREELARFFEVSAQRLVVGNGANELIHFIILHNKPGRVFVPAPSFSEYERAANLSGSEVIYYSIFPEEKIYLEKLPVKPAEQDLIVVCNPNNPTGTIFPRSDLLELIDHAEKAGASVMLDESFMLLTGTNSDSLCNFPSDNLWVVVSLTKLWGLPGLRLGCMIGPAEEINRITRYSDPWRVNTIAQKAGLYCIKCHDYLNKTLELINTERSYLVHQLTGLKCFEIYKGAANYLLIKGVSDGFNVIELQSYLAGKGILIRRADNFKGLDHRFFRIAIKKRIENKELVRELTRWVQKEV
- a CDS encoding histidine phosphatase family protein, which encodes MELYLVRHGETESNLERRYQGWTESPLSDNGIRQAEQTGFFLAGEGIELLYCSDLKRAVNTAKVIGSSCGVQPEISPLLREINFGKWEGLTFNEIEAAWGKDISLWLDDPFRRSAPEGETLGQVCSRMYTFLENLDSTIPEGARIAAVSHGGSIRALLFRVLNLDNASFWDIKIDNASVSLIQKENGRFKVAYYNRTQHLESGNYSEEIIDAD